CACTAAAAGACGCGAATACCAAGAGATGCGAACACCAAGACACGATTGTCGAGCGGAGCTCACAGACACAATGGCAAGAAAAACTTCGGCGGCCTCGGACGAGGCGTGGCGCACCGTGGAACCGTTGACACTCACACCGCTCCTCACCGCAGCCCTGGCCACCTTCCACGAATTCGGATACCACGGCGCCTCCGTCCGCGACATCGCCAAACGCGCCGGCGTCACCGTTCCGACGCTGTACTACCACCACGAAAACAAGCAGGGCATCCTCGTGGCCTTGATGATGACCGGCATCGAGGCGGTCACCGCCCGGGCGCGCGAGGCGGTCGACGCTGCCGGCCCCTCCCCTACTCGACAATTCGGAAACCTCGTCGAAGCCTGTGTCCTGCACATGACCAGCCGAACGGATATCGCGTTCCTCGATTCAGAACTGCGCTACCTCGAGGATGCAGAACGAAAGGCCTATGCGGCCAAGCGAAAGCACCTCGAGAACCTTCTTGCCGACGTGCTGACAGCCGGTGTCGAACAAGGCGAGTTCACCGTCACCGACATCGCCGGCACCGGACGCGCCATGCTGGGAATGTGCCAATCGGTGGCGCTCTGGTTCCGACCCGACGGCCCTCAGACGCCTTACGAGGTCAGTGTCTTCTATCGAGAAATCGCACTCAACGCAGTAGGCGCGGTCGCCTCTGCCTGAATTGGCCGGGTCAGTCGAACGTCACATCTGTTCACTGACACCGAAACCGGGACGCGCCGATGGTCTCGGGTCCACACTTGTAGATAGAACGACGGGGTGGACCCGAAGACCGAGGGAGTTCTTGA
The nucleotide sequence above comes from Rhodococcus sp. KBS0724. Encoded proteins:
- a CDS encoding TetR/AcrR family transcriptional regulator, producing MARKTSAASDEAWRTVEPLTLTPLLTAALATFHEFGYHGASVRDIAKRAGVTVPTLYYHHENKQGILVALMMTGIEAVTARAREAVDAAGPSPTRQFGNLVEACVLHMTSRTDIAFLDSELRYLEDAERKAYAAKRKHLENLLADVLTAGVEQGEFTVTDIAGTGRAMLGMCQSVALWFRPDGPQTPYEVSVFYREIALNAVGAVASA